One part of the Arabidopsis thaliana chromosome 1 sequence genome encodes these proteins:
- a CDS encoding transcriptional factor B3 family protein, giving the protein MADQSLLHSPINPHFFQPILTESRTHLNIPVAFFSKHVEGRNNQNKTVTLRSDASDKTWLVKMDGLKLTDGWEDFAFAHDLRTGDIVVFRLEGEMVFHVTALGPSCCEIQYHTSSHNINDDDRNDQINIASRNSSRVKKNPRKKVESSLDHSRFVAKVSAWCLSNDRLYIPLSFARLNGLNKINSKKIYLQNEEGRSWKLVLRHDKSGMQTFVQSGWRRFCSENGIRQGQYTFKLVRKSAPPVIRLCRAKAKPKQRSVAEYSSDHSCFEGSVTPSSLRNDLLYLPRSFVNSNRLDKRCSEIVLKNEQGVKWPLVLKRFKSVTYLPKGWTSFCQVNRIKAGDSFKFKLVGTWKKPVLSLCPTQSNNHKTPLECSEGNKSEESEEDCLEVKKKKYWSRCRASVENMDDDQTNIGNSSKEKRVKKNPVKKAESSSDHSSFVANVTASSLNYDRLYLPLSFVSSNGLDKMNGKEIVLLNEEGLSWKFNLKYNQAGKHTYVRPGWSRFCDANGMSQGQQFTFKLVQKHGPPVMYLSLSEHRPKSESSSHRSYFVGSVTASSIKKDKLYLWKSFVSSNGLDKGCKKIILKNKWGREWKLVLKHYKSNCFTIIKRGWTSFCQGNGLKAGDSFKFKLVGTGEKPVLSLCPAESSHEKIPLECPEGIDDVNSLSSNPSSGDDSSRSEESEEENMEDKNISQDCLETKKRKYCSSSSYSQNRFVTLTLTRSAFQTYKLVSFFNNYASRLS; this is encoded by the exons ATGGCGGATCAATCTCTTCTACACTCTCCGATCAACCCACATTTCTTTCAGCCTATTCTTACAGAATCTCGCACTCACCTC AACATTCCTGTAGCTTTCTTCTCGAAGCATGTTGAAGGaagaaacaaccaaaacaagacTGTGACGCTAAGATCAGACGCGTCGGATAAAACTTGGTTAGTGAAGATGGACGGTCTAAAACTAACCGACGGATGGGAAGATTTTGCCTTTGCACATGATCTTCGAACTGGTGACATCGTCGTTTTCAGACTTGAAGGAGAAATGGTGTTTCATGTCACAGCTTTAGGACCAAGCTGTTGCGAGATTCAATATCATACATCATCTCACAATATCAATGATGATGATCGTAATGATCAGATCAACATTG cTTCAAGAAACAGTtcaagagtgaagaagaatccACGAAAGAAAGTAGAGTCTTCTTTAGACCATTCTCGTTTTGTGGCAAAAGTCTCAGCTTGGTGCCTAAGCAATGATAGACTG TATATACCACTAAGTTTCGCCAGGTTAAACGGTCTGAACAAAATCAACAGTAAGAAAATCTATCTTCAGAACGAAGAAGGAAGATCATGGAAGTTAGTTTTGAGACATGACAAATCAGGCATGCAAACTTTTGTCCAATCCGGTTGGAGAAGATTCTGCTCTGAAAATGGGATTAGGCAAGGTCAATATACATTCAAACTTGTCCGAAAATCAGCACCACCTGTCATCCGTTTGTGCCGCGCAAAagctaaaccaaaacaaagatcaGTTGCAGAATATTCATCAGACCATTCTTGTTTTGAGGGATCTGTCACTCCTTCAAGCCTAAGAAATGATCTACTG TATCTTCCAAGGAGCTTTGTGAACTCAAATCGTCTGGACAAAAGATGCAGTGAGATAGTTTTAAAGAATGAACAGGGAGTAAAATGGCCTTTAGTTTTGAAACGTTTCAAATCAGTCACTTATCTCCCAAAAGGCTGGACTAGTTTCTGTCAAGTAAACAGGATCAAAGCAGGAGATTCATTCAAGTTTAAACTGGTTGGAACCTGGAAAAAACCTGTTCTTTCTTTGTGTCCGACACAATCCAACAATCACAAAACTCCATTAGAGTGTTCAGAAGGTAACAAATCCgaagaaagtgaagaggaTTGCTTGGaggtaaagaaaaagaagtattGGTCGAGATGCAGAGCTTCTGTAGAAAACATGGATGATGATCAGACCAACATTG GAAACAGttcaaaagagaagagagtgaagaaaaatCCAGTAAAGAAAGCAGAGTCTTCATCAGACCATTCTAGTTTTGTGGCTAATGTCACAGCTTCAAGCCTAAACTATGATCGACTG TATTTACCACTAAGTTTCGTGAGTTCAAACGGTCTAGATAAAATGAACGGTAAGGAGATCGTTCTTCTTAATGAAGAAGGACTATCATGGAAGTTTAATTTGAAGTACAACCAAGCAGGCAAGCATACTTATGTCAGACCTGGTTGGTCAAGATTCTGTGATGCAAATGGGATGAGCCAAGGTCAACAATTTACATTCAAACTGGTCCAAAAACATGGACCACCTGTCATGTATTTGAGCCTCAGTGAACATAGACCAAAGTCAGAATCTTCATCGCACCGTTCCTATTTTGTAGGATCTGTCACTGCTTCAAGcataaagaaagataaactG TATTTATGGAAGAGTTTTGTGAGCTCTAATGGTCTGGACAAAGGATGCAAGAAGataattttaaagaataaatggGGAAGAGAATGGAAATTAGTCTTGAAACACTACAAATCAAACTGCTTTACTATTATCAAACGAGGCTGGACCAGTTTCTGCCAAGGCAACGGTTTGAAAGCTGGAGATTCCTTCAAGTTCAAACTGGTTGGAACCGGGGAAAAGCCTGTTCTTTCTTTGTGCCCTGCAGAATCCAGCCATGAAAAAATTCCATTAGAGTGTCCAGAAGGTATAGATGATGTCAATTCACTCTCCTCAAATCCTAGCAGTGGAGATGACAGTAGTAGATCCGAAGAAAGCGAAGAGGAGAATATGGAAGACAAGAACATCTCACAGGATTGCTTGGAAACCAAGAAAAGGAAGTATTGCTCTTCATCGTCATATAGTCAAAACCGATTTGTGACATTAACTCTTACACGGTCCGCTTTTCAAACCTATAAACTGGTAAGCTTCTTCAACAACTATGCCTCAAGGTTGTCTTAG
- a CDS encoding transcriptional factor B3 family protein: MIRLFSFLFACLLQNIPVAFFSKHVEGRNNQNKTVTLRSDASDKTWLVKMDGLKLTDGWEDFAFAHDLRTGDIVVFRLEGEMVFHVTALGPSCCEIQYHTSSHNINDDDRNDQINIASRNSSRVKKNPRKKVESSLDHSRFVAKVSAWCLSNDRLYIPLSFARLNGLNKINSKKIYLQNEEGRSWKLVLRHDKSGMQTFVQSGWRRFCSENGIRQGQYTFKLVRKSAPPVIRLCRAKAKPKQRSVAEYSSDHSCFEGSVTPSSLRNDLLYLPRNFVSSNFLDKRCSEIVLKNERGEKRTLVLKHFKKDLTFLKKGWTSFCQVNRIKAGDSFKFKLVGTWNKPVLSLCPTETNYHKTPLACSEGNKSEESEEEGTEDKNTSQDCLEVKKRKYWSTCRASAENIDDDQTNIGNSSKEKRVKKNPVKKAESSSDHSSFVANVTASSLNYDRLYLPLSFVSSNGLDKMNGKEIVLLNEEGLSWKFNLKYNQAGKHTYVRPGWSRFCDANGMSQGQQFTFKLVQKHGPPVMYLSLSEHRPKSESSSHRSYFVGSVTASSIKKDKLYLWKSFVSSNGLDKGCKKIILKNKWGREWKLVLKHYKSNCFTIIKRGWTSFCQGNGLKAGDSFKFKLVGTGEKPVLSLCPAESSHEKIPLECPEGIDDVNSLSSNPSSGDDSSRSEESEEENMEDKNISQDCLETKKRKYCSSSSYSQNRFVTLTLTRSAFQTYKLFLPRGFTQVNGINKPRKITLLGQDGVKKVVDLYQESSSRIMRFGKGWREFFDAQGVKIDDSFVLELIWEKEASPVLKFCTKVPK; encoded by the exons ATGATTcgtttgtttagttttttgtttgcatgttTGTTGCAGAACATTCCTGTAGCTTTCTTCTCGAAGCATGTTGAAGGaagaaacaaccaaaacaagacTGTGACGCTAAGATCAGACGCGTCGGATAAAACTTGGTTAGTGAAGATGGACGGTCTAAAACTAACCGACGGATGGGAAGATTTTGCCTTTGCACATGATCTTCGAACTGGTGACATCGTCGTTTTCAGACTTGAAGGAGAAATGGTGTTTCATGTCACAGCTTTAGGACCAAGCTGTTGCGAGATTCAATATCATACATCATCTCACAATATCAATGATGATGATCGTAATGATCAGATCAACATTG cTTCAAGAAACAGTtcaagagtgaagaagaatccACGAAAGAAAGTAGAGTCTTCTTTAGACCATTCTCGTTTTGTGGCAAAAGTCTCAGCTTGGTGCCTAAGCAATGATAGACTG TATATACCACTAAGTTTCGCCAGGTTAAACGGTCTGAACAAAATCAACAGTAAGAAAATCTATCTTCAGAACGAAGAAGGAAGATCATGGAAGTTAGTTTTGAGACATGACAAATCAGGCATGCAAACTTTTGTCCAATCCGGTTGGAGAAGATTCTGCTCTGAAAATGGGATTAGGCAAGGTCAATATACATTCAAACTTGTCCGAAAATCAGCACCACCTGTCATCCGTTTGTGCCGCGCAAAagctaaaccaaaacaaagatcaGTTGCAGAATATTCATCAGACCATTCTTGTTTTGAGGGATCTGTCACTCCTTCAAGCCTAAGAAATGATCTACTG TATCTTCCAAGGAATTTTGTGAGCTCAAATTTTCTGGACAAAAGATGCAGTGAGATAGTTTTAAAGAATGAACGGGGAGAAAAAAGGACTTTAGTTTTGAAACACTTCAAAAAAGACCTTACTTTTCTCAAAAAAGGCTGGACTAGTTTCTGTCAAGTAAATAGGATCAAAGCTGGAGATTCCTTCAAGTTTAAACTGGTTGGAACATGGAACAAACCTGTTCTTTCTTTGTGCCCTACAGAAACCAACTATCACAAAACTCCATTAGCGTGTTCAGAGGGTAACAAATCCgaagaaagtgaagaggaGGGTACTGAAGACAAGAATACCTCACAAGATTGCTTGGAGGTGAAGAAAAGGAAGTATTGGTCAACATGCAGAGCTTCTGCAGAGAACATAGATGATGATCAGACCAATATTG GAAACAGttcaaaagagaagagagtgaagaaaaatCCAGTAAAGAAAGCAGAGTCTTCATCAGACCATTCTAGTTTTGTGGCTAATGTCACAGCTTCAAGCCTAAACTATGATCGACTG TATTTACCACTAAGTTTCGTGAGTTCAAACGGTCTAGATAAAATGAACGGTAAGGAGATCGTTCTTCTTAATGAAGAAGGACTATCATGGAAGTTTAATTTGAAGTACAACCAAGCAGGCAAGCATACTTATGTCAGACCTGGTTGGTCAAGATTCTGTGATGCAAATGGGATGAGCCAAGGTCAACAATTTACATTCAAACTGGTCCAAAAACATGGACCACCTGTCATGTATTTGAGCCTCAGTGAACATAGACCAAAGTCAGAATCTTCATCGCACCGTTCCTATTTTGTAGGATCTGTCACTGCTTCAAGcataaagaaagataaactG TATTTATGGAAGAGTTTTGTGAGCTCTAATGGTCTGGACAAAGGATGCAAGAAGataattttaaagaataaatggGGAAGAGAATGGAAATTAGTCTTGAAACACTACAAATCAAACTGCTTTACTATTATCAAACGAGGCTGGACCAGTTTCTGCCAAGGCAACGGTTTGAAAGCTGGAGATTCCTTCAAGTTCAAACTGGTTGGAACCGGGGAAAAGCCTGTTCTTTCTTTGTGCCCTGCAGAATCCAGCCATGAAAAAATTCCATTAGAGTGTCCAGAAGGTATAGATGATGTCAATTCACTCTCCTCAAATCCTAGCAGTGGAGATGACAGTAGTAGATCCGAAGAAAGCGAAGAGGAGAATATGGAAGACAAGAACATCTCACAGGATTGCTTGGAAACCAAGAAAAGGAAGTATTGCTCTTCATCGTCATATAGTCAAAACCGATTTGTGACATTAACTCTTACACGGTCCGCTTTTCAAACCTATAAACTG TTTCTTCCGCGCGGTTTCACGCAGGTGAATGGCATCAACAAGCCAAGGAAGATAACTCTGCTGGGTCAAGATGGAGTTAAAAAGGTGGTGGATCTCTATCAGGAAAGTAGTAGCAGAATAATGAGATTTGGAAAAGGCTGGAGAGAGTTCTTTGATGCTCAAGGCGTGAAGATAGACGACTCCTTTGTGTTGGAACTCATTTGGGAGAAAGAAGCAAGTCCGGTGCTTAAGTTCTGCACCAAAGTACCAAAGTAA